A section of the Enterobacter sp. C2 genome encodes:
- a CDS encoding restriction endonuclease subunit S, whose product MGSNWKTTKLLDHYDIRSGLSKPAKDFGSGHPFLTFKDVFYNYFTPDELGDLVQSNDKERENCSVKRGDVFLTRTSETMHELGMSCVALQDYENATFNGFCKRLRPHQNSELVPEYVGYYLRSPKFRQSMLAFSTMSTRASLNNEMIGRLEISYPPEEEQIEIARVLKNLDDKITLNRQINQTLEQMAQALFKSWFVDFDPVVDNALDAGFFEQDLEFSDELLRRAKFRKAVRESADFKRLPEEIRQLFPAAFEECSEPSLGLGGWVPEGWLETKLSELVDTVSKTYPLKTVDEVIFLNTGDIENGDFLHANYSKVDGLPGQAKKSIRKGDILFSEIRPKNKRFAYVGFESNNYVVSTKLMVLRAKDVFNPLFAYFLLTLNQTTDELQRIAELRSGTFPQITFNELSLIQFVLPSTGRIMERFVSLYLEPFFEKSSSNRQENESLVNLRDTLLPKLISGEIQLNENEAEIASAVLI is encoded by the coding sequence ATGGGGAGTAATTGGAAAACGACAAAGCTGCTTGACCATTACGATATTCGTTCTGGGTTATCAAAACCAGCGAAGGACTTTGGTAGTGGGCATCCATTTCTGACATTTAAGGATGTTTTTTACAACTACTTTACTCCGGACGAACTGGGTGATTTAGTACAGTCCAATGACAAAGAACGAGAAAACTGCTCTGTTAAACGTGGCGATGTATTCCTAACGCGTACTAGCGAGACAATGCATGAGCTGGGCATGAGCTGTGTTGCTCTCCAGGATTATGAAAACGCGACCTTTAATGGTTTTTGCAAACGCCTTCGCCCCCATCAGAACAGCGAGTTAGTACCTGAATATGTAGGGTATTATCTGAGGAGTCCTAAATTTCGACAATCCATGCTCGCTTTTTCAACGATGTCGACACGAGCAAGTCTTAACAACGAAATGATTGGCAGGCTAGAAATATCTTATCCTCCTGAAGAGGAACAGATTGAAATTGCAAGAGTATTAAAAAACCTCGATGACAAAATCACTCTAAACCGCCAAATAAACCAAACCCTGGAGCAGATGGCGCAGGCACTATTTAAGTCCTGGTTTGTAGATTTTGACCCCGTGGTCGATAACGCCTTGGATGCAGGTTTTTTCGAGCAGGATTTAGAGTTTTCTGATGAGTTACTGCGCCGAGCTAAGTTCCGCAAAGCAGTGCGCGAAAGTGCCGACTTCAAACGCTTGCCGGAGGAAATACGCCAGTTATTTCCTGCTGCTTTTGAGGAATGCTCTGAACCCTCACTTGGTTTGGGTGGTTGGGTGCCAGAGGGGTGGTTGGAAACAAAACTCTCAGAGTTAGTTGATACTGTTTCAAAAACCTATCCATTAAAAACAGTTGATGAGGTGATTTTCCTTAACACCGGAGATATTGAAAATGGTGATTTTCTTCACGCAAATTATTCTAAAGTAGATGGATTGCCTGGACAGGCAAAAAAATCAATTCGAAAAGGTGATATTCTTTTTAGTGAAATTAGACCGAAAAATAAAAGATTTGCTTATGTGGGGTTTGAATCAAACAATTATGTAGTTTCAACGAAATTAATGGTGTTAAGAGCCAAAGATGTTTTTAACCCATTGTTTGCATATTTTTTGTTAACGCTTAATCAAACTACAGATGAACTCCAAAGAATTGCTGAACTTCGTTCTGGAACATTTCCACAGATAACTTTCAATGAATTGTCATTGATACAATTTGTTCTTCCCTCAACTGGGAGAATAATGGAGAGATTTGTCTCACTTTATTTAGAACCTTTCTTTGAAAAGTCATCTTCAAATCGACAAGAAAATGAATCGTTAGTCAATCTTCGCGACACCTTGCTACCTAAACTGATTTCCGGCGAGATTCAACTTAACGAAAATGAAGCTGAGATCGCAAGCGCGGTATTGATATAA
- a CDS encoding class I SAM-dependent DNA methyltransferase, with protein MAKSPTKKAGKGFEETLWDTANQLRGSVESSEYKHVVLSLVFLKFISDKFEAKRKQLIANGQEAFVDMDVFYQQDNVFFLPPEARWSYVKARAKQDDIAVIIDTALSTIEKRNASLTGALPDNYFSRQGLEVKRLASLIDTIENIDTLANECDLSEEDLVGRVYEYFLGKFAASEGKGGGEFYTPKAVVTLLAEMLEPYQGKIYDPCCGSGGMFVQSLKFVESHQGKSKDIAIYGQELTSTTYKLAKMNLAVRGLSGNLGERPADTFFADQHPDLKADFIMANPPFNLKDWRNEAELTNDPRFAGFRTPPTGNANYAWILHMLSKLSENGTAGFVLANGSMSSNSSGEGDIRQKLIEDDRIECMIALPGQLFFTTQIPVCLWFISKSKQANSQYGYRDRRGETLFIDARNLGTMVSRTQKELTKEDIATIADTFHAWRSSESELKRRIEAKEISVEQYQDQAGFCKVATLDEIKDNDFVLTPGRYVGAADIEDDGIAFETKMHELTKTLYCQLDEAINLDQTIRSNMEALGYGE; from the coding sequence ATGGCTAAATCACCAACCAAGAAAGCTGGCAAAGGCTTCGAAGAAACACTTTGGGATACCGCCAACCAGCTGCGTGGCAGCGTGGAATCCTCCGAATACAAGCACGTAGTGTTGAGCTTAGTATTCCTTAAATTTATCAGCGACAAGTTCGAAGCCAAGCGCAAGCAACTGATCGCCAACGGTCAAGAAGCCTTTGTCGATATGGATGTCTTCTATCAGCAGGACAATGTCTTCTTCCTGCCACCAGAAGCCCGCTGGTCTTACGTCAAAGCCCGAGCGAAGCAAGATGACATCGCGGTGATTATCGACACGGCCCTTTCTACAATAGAGAAACGCAATGCGTCACTGACTGGTGCCCTGCCGGATAACTACTTCTCCCGTCAGGGGTTAGAGGTGAAAAGACTCGCTTCTCTCATTGATACCATTGAGAACATAGACACCCTCGCCAACGAATGCGATCTGTCCGAAGAGGACCTCGTAGGCCGTGTCTACGAGTATTTCCTTGGCAAGTTTGCGGCTAGCGAAGGTAAAGGTGGTGGTGAATTTTACACCCCTAAAGCAGTCGTGACCTTGCTTGCTGAAATGCTCGAACCCTATCAAGGCAAGATCTATGACCCTTGCTGTGGTTCTGGCGGTATGTTTGTGCAGTCCCTCAAGTTTGTTGAAAGCCATCAGGGTAAAAGTAAGGACATCGCTATTTATGGCCAGGAGCTGACCAGCACCACCTACAAGCTGGCCAAGATGAACCTGGCAGTGCGTGGCCTTTCCGGCAATCTGGGAGAGCGCCCTGCTGATACCTTCTTTGCCGATCAGCATCCGGACCTTAAGGCTGATTTCATCATGGCCAATCCACCCTTTAACCTGAAGGACTGGCGAAACGAGGCTGAGCTAACCAACGATCCGCGCTTTGCAGGCTTTCGGACTCCACCCACCGGCAATGCTAACTATGCCTGGATCCTGCACATGCTGTCCAAGCTGAGCGAAAATGGCACTGCGGGATTTGTACTGGCCAATGGCTCTATGAGCTCGAATAGCAGCGGCGAAGGAGATATCCGCCAAAAGCTAATTGAAGATGACCGTATCGAATGCATGATTGCTTTGCCGGGGCAGCTGTTCTTCACCACTCAGATCCCCGTTTGTCTATGGTTTATCAGCAAAAGCAAACAAGCCAACTCTCAGTATGGGTATCGTGATCGTCGCGGTGAGACCCTGTTTATAGATGCCCGCAATCTCGGCACTATGGTGAGCCGTACCCAAAAAGAGCTGACTAAAGAGGATATTGCCACCATCGCTGATACCTTCCACGCCTGGCGCAGTAGCGAGAGTGAACTCAAGCGCCGTATCGAGGCCAAGGAAATCAGTGTCGAGCAATATCAGGATCAAGCCGGTTTCTGTAAAGTCGCCACACTTGATGAAATCAAGGATAACGACTTTGTTCTGACCCCGGGCCGCTATGTGGGTGCAGCTGATATTGAGGATGATGGCATCGCTTTTGAAACCAAAATGCACGAGTTGACTAAGACCCTCTATTGCCAGTTGGATGAAGCGATAAATCTGGATCAGACTATCCGTTCCAATATGGAGGCGCTGGGGTATGGGGAGTAA
- a CDS encoding sigma-70 family RNA polymerase sigma factor, giving the protein MIVPLQKKTEAGKPYTRIPENEIRLVELSSVSGGDLVELCRQSRTHPQYVPIECLLYYVRRCASTNSSLFEQLFKVLSERILRKLPRSESQGGNTVSMTNSDIREGVYDRFIEMLMIDKAGYEERLDMFEVRFDLALSRLKKDAQRKSYRAENRNTDLGFDDDSADLNPEVENASEGYDPFEATDIDNYRYRCRLDAAIETLPELQQRIIEMTRLDIPIDSIDPNEMTISRALNKVEKTIRNQKKKALASLRILLQGDL; this is encoded by the coding sequence TTGATCGTTCCTCTTCAAAAAAAAACTGAGGCTGGAAAGCCTTACACACGTATACCTGAAAATGAAATCAGGTTGGTGGAACTTAGTTCTGTTTCAGGTGGAGATCTGGTAGAGCTGTGTCGGCAGAGTAGGACACATCCGCAATACGTTCCCATCGAATGTCTTCTTTACTACGTCCGACGCTGCGCATCGACTAACTCATCCCTTTTTGAACAGCTCTTCAAGGTTCTTTCAGAACGAATTCTTAGGAAGCTTCCGAGATCCGAAAGCCAAGGCGGAAATACCGTATCAATGACAAATAGCGACATCAGAGAAGGTGTGTATGACCGCTTCATTGAGATGCTTATGATCGACAAAGCAGGCTACGAGGAACGATTGGACATGTTCGAAGTGCGTTTTGATCTGGCTTTATCGAGATTAAAAAAAGACGCTCAAAGGAAATCTTATCGGGCTGAGAATAGAAATACCGATTTGGGATTTGATGATGATTCGGCCGACCTTAATCCAGAAGTTGAGAATGCATCTGAGGGGTATGATCCTTTTGAGGCAACAGATATCGACAATTATCGTTACCGTTGTAGGCTTGATGCGGCGATTGAGACTCTACCTGAACTACAGCAGAGAATCATTGAAATGACCCGATTAGATATTCCAATAGACTCGATAGATCCAAATGAGATGACTATTTCCAGGGCACTCAATAAGGTTGAAAAGACCATTCGTAATCAAAAAAAGAAGGCACTCGCAAGCCTTCGAATACTGCTTCAAGGGGACCTATGA